The following proteins are co-located in the Brevibacillus laterosporus DSM 25 genome:
- a CDS encoding ribonuclease H family protein has product MQIAIFTDGSTSANGKPNCVGGWGAVLLVLDNNRQVLHYKELSGGKKGTTIGEMELMAAYEAIRSLDFDKAKHWNIHIVSDSQYVVNAFKERCYKWKMEGWVDRPNLNLIKSIYRMSEYLNVKWHWVKGHDGNKYNERADELAKEAKERMKEL; this is encoded by the coding sequence ATGCAAATAGCCATCTTCACTGATGGCTCGACATCTGCTAACGGTAAGCCAAACTGTGTTGGAGGGTGGGGAGCTGTGCTCCTCGTCCTTGACAATAACAGGCAAGTGCTTCACTACAAGGAGCTGTCGGGCGGTAAGAAAGGGACGACCATCGGAGAGATGGAACTGATGGCGGCATATGAAGCCATCAGAAGTCTGGACTTCGACAAAGCAAAGCATTGGAACATCCACATCGTATCCGACAGCCAGTATGTAGTGAACGCCTTCAAGGAGCGTTGCTACAAGTGGAAGATGGAGGGATGGGTTGACCGACCAAACCTTAACCTTATCAAGTCAATATACCGCATGTCCGAATACCTCAATGTCAAGTGGCACTGGGTTAAGGGGCATGACGGAAATAAATACAACGAACGAGCTGATGAGCTTGCAAAAGAAGCCAAGGAAAGGATGAAGGAATTGTGA
- a CDS encoding DNA polymerase — MNLEVVELPKRKRASRKKNAIEETSALELTELLESREAKTEKKKSRAKVGVTEKSAAKKVTKKEQQITEMANNTVLPDYYHMVWTMEELDDMCSWLRTQSVVAVDTETMGVNPFADEIVGISVYAPHRGYYIPLKHVEEICLPRELVADMLRPIFEDRSTKFLLHNAKFDMHILWNWMRIRLVPWLDTMIGQAVLDENQSKALKDMAPFYLKVEADKFSTLFGKVTFDKIPIKLDPNTRTGCLAGYYAIKDTELTYRMAEFQGRALNRGNLKKLYDLFFDIEMPFLDIVWKAEQAGVLLDREYLVEKVAKDLHNELELLRQKIWSYTGEINLNSPVQLSEALYVKLGLPKVNKDKPTSTDKKTLKKLKKAHEVVGFLLEFREKVKLTTAFADKLPKSLVNGRVHTSFNPVGTKTGRMSCNTPNLQQIPAKVGGLIRNAFIADDGRLLASIDFSQQELRVLAHVSQDETLLKIYRDCLDVHSMTAVGMWNRNNDSVTYDDFEYRRGMKELFLDPDGNLVEVKLMDAEYVRKLFNEEKIRTKDPETIRMDVELGIKYEKFRKDAKVVNFGIIYGMSEKGLAETLEITEEEAIEYIKGYFDAYPGVLKWMAEQRKLMNELQYTETMLGRKRRVYEEMQSGKKWLIGRGHRMGINAVIQGSSADMVKLASIKLQPLLEELDAKIVMWVHDEIIFDVPEDIGMDNLRRIADIMCNALPLDCGLKSDIEVGKKWGQKMSEDDLSMFLEEDAA, encoded by the coding sequence GTGAATCTCGAAGTGGTGGAATTACCTAAGCGTAAGAGAGCATCACGCAAGAAAAATGCTATCGAGGAGACAAGTGCCCTAGAACTTACAGAACTCCTTGAGAGCCGTGAAGCCAAGACTGAGAAAAAGAAGTCTCGTGCTAAGGTGGGCGTAACGGAGAAGTCAGCCGCTAAGAAGGTCACTAAGAAAGAACAGCAGATTACAGAGATGGCAAACAACACAGTCTTGCCTGACTATTACCACATGGTTTGGACTATGGAGGAACTGGACGATATGTGCAGTTGGCTACGTACCCAAAGTGTTGTGGCGGTGGATACGGAGACAATGGGTGTCAATCCGTTTGCTGACGAGATTGTGGGTATCAGCGTGTATGCACCTCACAGAGGATATTACATTCCATTGAAACACGTTGAGGAGATTTGCTTACCACGAGAACTTGTAGCTGACATGCTACGCCCAATATTTGAAGACAGAAGCACAAAGTTCCTTCTGCACAACGCTAAGTTTGATATGCACATTTTATGGAACTGGATGCGGATTCGTCTAGTCCCTTGGCTCGATACTATGATCGGTCAGGCTGTGCTCGATGAGAACCAGTCGAAGGCACTCAAAGATATGGCACCGTTTTACTTGAAAGTAGAAGCAGATAAGTTCTCCACACTGTTCGGTAAGGTCACGTTCGATAAAATCCCGATCAAGCTTGACCCTAACACTCGGACTGGGTGCTTAGCGGGTTACTACGCCATTAAGGATACCGAGCTTACTTATCGTATGGCTGAGTTCCAGGGGCGGGCGTTGAATCGTGGGAACCTCAAGAAATTATACGATCTGTTCTTCGATATAGAGATGCCATTTCTCGACATCGTATGGAAGGCAGAGCAAGCAGGGGTTCTTCTTGATCGTGAGTACCTAGTAGAGAAAGTTGCAAAGGACTTACACAACGAACTTGAGCTTCTTAGACAGAAGATTTGGTCTTATACGGGAGAGATCAACCTTAACTCCCCTGTACAGCTATCTGAAGCCCTCTATGTAAAGCTAGGGCTTCCTAAGGTCAATAAGGACAAGCCAACAAGCACCGACAAGAAAACTCTCAAAAAGCTGAAGAAGGCACATGAGGTGGTAGGGTTCCTCTTAGAGTTTCGTGAGAAGGTTAAGTTGACTACTGCCTTTGCTGACAAGCTACCTAAGAGCCTTGTTAACGGTCGAGTACATACGTCATTCAACCCTGTTGGAACCAAGACGGGGCGAATGAGTTGTAATACCCCGAATCTTCAGCAAATACCCGCTAAGGTTGGTGGACTCATCCGTAACGCCTTTATTGCTGATGACGGACGACTCCTAGCTTCTATCGACTTCTCGCAACAAGAACTCCGAGTACTTGCACATGTGTCGCAAGACGAGACCTTGTTGAAGATTTACCGAGATTGCTTGGATGTTCACAGCATGACCGCTGTAGGGATGTGGAATCGAAACAATGACAGTGTTACTTACGATGACTTCGAGTATCGCCGTGGTATGAAGGAGCTGTTCCTTGACCCTGACGGAAATCTCGTAGAGGTCAAGCTTATGGATGCTGAGTATGTTCGTAAGCTATTCAACGAAGAGAAGATCAGAACCAAAGACCCTGAGACTATTCGAATGGATGTCGAACTGGGTATTAAGTACGAGAAATTCCGTAAGGATGCGAAGGTAGTTAACTTCGGTATTATCTACGGAATGTCTGAAAAGGGGTTAGCAGAGACCTTAGAGATCACCGAGGAGGAAGCAATCGAATACATCAAGGGTTACTTCGATGCCTACCCAGGAGTTCTAAAATGGATGGCAGAACAACGCAAACTGATGAATGAGCTTCAGTATACGGAGACAATGTTAGGTCGCAAGCGCAGAGTCTACGAGGAGATGCAGTCAGGCAAGAAGTGGCTCATCGGTCGTGGACATCGAATGGGAATTAACGCAGTAATTCAAGGTTCTTCTGCTGACATGGTTAAGCTTGCTTCGATTAAGCTCCAACCTCTGCTAGAGGAACTGGACGCGAAAATCGTGATGTGGGTGCATGACGAGATCATCTTCGATGTACCCGAAGACATTGGTATGGACAATCTTCGCAGAATTGCTGACATCATGTGTAACGCGCTTCCACTCGATTGCGGATTAAAGTCTGACATCGAGGTAGGTAAGAAGTGGGGTCAAAAAATGTCTGAGGATGATCTTTCTATGTTCTTGGAGGAGGATGCGGCATGA
- a CDS encoding sigma-70 family RNA polymerase sigma factor, whose amino-acid sequence MSTTTLGFDELFAIGDMDAFLSKAQDKCRKKLRGKTFAGMEKNDVTQEVMIKLYKSLDKYDADKAKMSTFVDHLINNKIKDMYRKCMSEKNLSVVNAVQILSTDLDTDDENVNGASFVLGHEGYGFENFEFVTDIMDNMKLNDREKEIFKLRSSGYEFVEIAEILGVSKPRVSQLWKGIREKYEAL is encoded by the coding sequence ATGTCAACTACTACTTTAGGTTTCGATGAACTGTTTGCTATTGGTGATATGGATGCTTTCTTGAGTAAGGCTCAAGACAAGTGCCGCAAAAAACTAAGAGGTAAGACGTTCGCGGGCATGGAGAAGAATGACGTAACCCAGGAAGTTATGATTAAATTGTACAAGTCCCTTGACAAGTATGATGCCGATAAAGCAAAGATGTCTACCTTCGTTGACCACTTGATCAACAACAAGATTAAGGACATGTATCGTAAGTGTATGTCTGAGAAAAACTTGAGTGTGGTAAACGCTGTTCAAATTTTATCTACTGACCTCGATACGGATGATGAAAATGTTAACGGTGCAAGCTTTGTCCTAGGTCACGAAGGGTACGGTTTCGAGAACTTCGAGTTTGTGACTGATATTATGGATAATATGAAGCTGAACGACCGTGAAAAGGAAATCTTCAAATTACGTTCTTCGGGATACGAGTTTGTAGAAATTGCTGAAATTCTTGGAGTCTCAAAACCTCGTGTATCTCAACTATGGAAAGGGATTCGTGAGAAGTACGAAGCACTCTAA
- a CDS encoding toprim domain-containing protein gives MENSLLSSYQLEIEEVLDDLRGYWIERNISRYNVTAFSKVINKGANIMFCCPSHDENNPSCGIESTYPYRWNCFGCGAGGSLAELVKMAVGFPNELLGMQFIIKNYLVVSSNERNPIDMESILDGGTKKDRTRSLPEEEVLRFTKKRHSYIYGRGFSEHTISKYEVGYDEETKAITIPVRTSKGLVRFIKKRFVSRKGFLNEKGIDKKDIIYGLYYILQAPNPITEIYLNESETDTMACYEGRLPAGAILGRVLFVDQIRELMRAGIKTVNLFFDNDKAGVECTIKAYELISKHSAIRVNVVLYPNRQYGITDIEEQKYKDSNDLLKSNMLGTIKVIPYLQYESLVREARFLDIEEIKTSTKTNIGGK, from the coding sequence ATGGAAAACTCTCTACTGTCCTCTTATCAGCTAGAGATTGAAGAAGTCCTTGATGATCTTAGAGGTTACTGGATTGAGAGAAATATCTCTCGATACAACGTAACAGCTTTCTCTAAGGTCATAAATAAAGGAGCGAACATTATGTTTTGCTGTCCCTCGCATGACGAGAACAATCCATCATGCGGAATTGAGAGTACTTACCCTTATAGATGGAACTGCTTTGGATGTGGGGCAGGTGGAAGTCTTGCAGAACTAGTCAAGATGGCAGTAGGTTTTCCTAACGAACTACTCGGGATGCAGTTTATTATAAAGAACTACCTCGTGGTTAGCTCAAATGAGCGCAACCCTATTGATATGGAGAGCATACTCGATGGCGGCACCAAGAAAGACAGAACGCGCTCTTTACCTGAAGAAGAAGTACTTCGCTTTACAAAAAAAAGGCATTCATACATTTATGGTCGTGGTTTCTCGGAGCACACAATCAGCAAGTATGAAGTGGGCTACGATGAAGAAACCAAGGCTATCACAATCCCAGTGAGGACAAGTAAGGGGTTAGTAAGATTCATCAAGAAGCGTTTTGTTTCACGAAAAGGGTTCCTAAATGAAAAAGGTATAGATAAGAAGGATATTATTTACGGTCTATACTATATCTTGCAAGCACCTAACCCTATTACTGAAATTTACTTGAATGAGTCTGAAACCGACACTATGGCTTGCTACGAAGGACGTTTACCTGCTGGTGCTATTCTCGGACGGGTACTGTTTGTAGATCAAATTAGGGAACTGATGCGGGCGGGGATAAAGACAGTCAACTTATTCTTCGATAACGATAAAGCGGGAGTCGAGTGTACGATCAAGGCTTACGAGCTGATCTCAAAGCACTCCGCTATTAGGGTGAATGTTGTACTGTACCCTAACCGCCAATACGGAATTACTGACATCGAGGAGCAGAAGTATAAGGACTCAAACGATCTACTGAAAAGTAACATGCTAGGTACCATTAAGGTAATTCCTTACCTCCAATATGAGTCACTGGTAAGAGAAGCAAGGTTCCTAGACATCGAAGAAATCAAAACATCGACTAAAACTAACATTGGGGGAAAATAA
- a CDS encoding Na-translocating system protein MpsC family protein, producing the protein MGITILQKEYKHLGYMSRDTSWGISLYLMNGWLLMRAFVACLAVPVLVNINRHSWVDGSEDVIDSRDFERTLAKIASRLRKEFIERGPIETRVAVMGELIIIKYTAKHTYPESFMLKHMQTHPSQAYNDYKIKLGDAMKEEFNPVFAFMHLGLQIREIKIVYFSPDFSEQVTVMKMNMDVEVLLKNEEIRLS; encoded by the coding sequence GTGGGCATTACCATTCTACAAAAAGAGTATAAGCACTTAGGATATATGTCCCGAGATACATCTTGGGGCATATCTTTATACCTAATGAATGGTTGGCTGTTAATGAGAGCTTTTGTTGCTTGTCTAGCTGTACCAGTTTTAGTTAATATAAATAGACATAGTTGGGTAGACGGGAGTGAAGATGTAATTGATAGCAGGGACTTCGAGAGAACACTCGCTAAAATAGCATCAAGACTGAGAAAAGAATTTATCGAGAGGGGTCCAATTGAAACAAGGGTTGCAGTAATGGGTGAATTAATCATCATTAAATACACTGCTAAACATACATACCCTGAGTCGTTTATGCTTAAACACATGCAGACGCACCCTAGTCAGGCTTATAACGATTACAAGATAAAACTGGGAGACGCAATGAAGGAGGAATTTAACCCTGTTTTTGCTTTTATGCACCTTGGATTACAGATTAGAGAGATTAAGATTGTATATTTTAGTCCTGATTTCTCGGAACAGGTTACTGTAATGAAGATGAATATGGATGTAGAAGTGCTACTAAAGAACGAAGAAATTCGTTTATCGTAA
- a CDS encoding FAD-dependent thymidylate synthase: protein MAVRLEYNGKKYKNVIELTREIPLMTSVMVGWYDGAEVLVANAGALCYDTVQVAHDDETLIPNKIGQRISLHCRDSHHNTVIEHGSATFVKKVPIFVARQDLRARLASFDERSLRYCRAADGGLTYYVPNYLEMSYISRVMDKDPERAGFLLGMRQEWIDDHERAIYRYSKYTDEELNDFWDSLDLNPERIRETMRARLPVGINTVYMDTRNLWSWIHHAEKRLCLRAQDEIRRIRRQETHQLKKVFPTIFGDVNMPCYMASGCPEKKKCGLIELDESGKWALPFYKKSIST, encoded by the coding sequence ATGGCAGTAAGGCTTGAATATAACGGGAAGAAGTATAAGAACGTGATCGAATTAACTCGTGAAATCCCACTAATGACTTCGGTCATGGTGGGGTGGTATGACGGGGCAGAAGTGCTCGTAGCAAACGCGGGGGCACTGTGTTACGACACGGTACAGGTAGCGCACGATGATGAGACCTTGATACCTAATAAGATTGGACAGAGGATTTCATTACACTGCCGAGATAGTCACCACAACACAGTGATTGAGCATGGCTCGGCTACATTCGTGAAGAAGGTTCCAATCTTCGTTGCACGGCAGGACTTGAGGGCACGACTCGCATCATTCGATGAGCGTTCCCTGCGATACTGTCGGGCGGCAGACGGTGGATTGACCTACTATGTACCCAACTATCTGGAAATGTCCTATATATCAAGGGTAATGGATAAAGACCCTGAACGGGCGGGGTTCTTACTCGGTATGCGTCAAGAGTGGATTGACGATCACGAACGGGCAATATATCGGTACTCGAAGTATACTGACGAGGAGCTGAACGACTTTTGGGATAGCCTTGACCTAAACCCTGAGCGTATTCGTGAGACCATGAGAGCGCGGCTCCCTGTGGGAATTAATACTGTGTATATGGACACCCGAAACCTGTGGTCGTGGATTCACCACGCAGAGAAGCGGTTGTGCTTGAGGGCACAGGATGAGATTCGGCGCATCCGAAGACAGGAGACCCACCAACTGAAGAAAGTTTTCCCTACGATCTTTGGTGATGTGAATATGCCTTGTTACATGGCGAGTGGTTGCCCTGAAAAAAAGAAATGCGGGTTGATTGAGTTAGATGAGAGTGGGAAGTGGGCATTACCATTCTACAAAAAGAGTATAAGCACTTAG
- a CDS encoding RtcB family protein, with product MQTVIYGNHDEKTIGQFNTCLSTGNVVGGVLCADGHFGYSQPVGGVIVYDGQISPSGVGYDIGCGNKAVRTNLQIEDVQDKLPSIMDEVARRISFGVGRTNSERVDHELFDDADWAVFAELGVLEKMKSLAQNQLGTVGSGNHFVDIFVEPATGAIWIANHFGSRGFGHKTASGFLNIGAGREFLGKTPGEKMEQPPTLFDLDTEIGDMYYRAMKLAGRYAYAGRDYVIDQVLSILGAKATFSVHNHHNYAWKENHFGKDVIVVRKGATPLAPGQTGFIGGSMGDISVIVQGRNTEESENAFYSTVHGAGRVMSRTQAAGKMNYHTRTRSGGAISQEMMGDAIKKYGVELRGAGTDESPFVYRKLQEVLDAHVGTLDILNVLRPIGVCMAGANEFDPYKD from the coding sequence ATGCAAACAGTAATCTACGGTAATCATGATGAGAAAACAATTGGACAGTTCAACACTTGTTTGAGTACAGGTAATGTGGTCGGCGGTGTTCTATGTGCAGACGGTCACTTCGGATATAGCCAACCAGTCGGCGGTGTGATCGTGTATGACGGTCAAATCTCTCCTTCAGGAGTTGGGTACGATATTGGTTGCGGCAATAAGGCAGTACGCACGAACCTTCAAATCGAGGACGTTCAGGACAAGCTACCTTCCATCATGGACGAGGTTGCTCGTAGAATATCCTTCGGTGTCGGTCGGACTAATAGTGAGCGTGTCGATCATGAGCTGTTTGATGATGCTGACTGGGCTGTGTTCGCTGAACTGGGTGTTCTTGAGAAGATGAAGTCTTTAGCCCAGAACCAACTGGGAACGGTAGGCTCTGGAAATCACTTCGTAGACATCTTCGTTGAACCTGCCACAGGAGCTATCTGGATTGCGAACCACTTTGGTAGCCGTGGGTTTGGTCACAAGACAGCTAGTGGGTTCCTGAACATTGGCGCGGGGCGTGAGTTCTTAGGTAAGACTCCTGGGGAAAAAATGGAACAACCACCAACACTATTTGACCTTGATACTGAGATCGGGGATATGTACTACCGTGCAATGAAGTTGGCAGGTCGGTACGCTTATGCAGGTCGTGACTATGTGATTGACCAAGTGCTCTCCATCCTGGGAGCCAAAGCAACTTTCTCAGTGCATAATCACCATAACTATGCTTGGAAGGAAAACCACTTCGGTAAGGATGTGATCGTGGTTCGTAAAGGAGCAACACCTTTGGCTCCTGGTCAAACAGGCTTCATTGGTGGCTCAATGGGTGACATCTCTGTGATCGTCCAAGGGCGTAACACCGAGGAAAGCGAGAACGCATTCTACAGCACTGTCCATGGTGCGGGTCGCGTAATGAGTCGTACACAAGCGGCAGGGAAAATGAACTACCACACTAGGACTCGTTCGGGTGGTGCAATCTCTCAGGAGATGATGGGTGACGCTATCAAGAAGTACGGCGTTGAGTTGCGTGGGGCGGGAACCGATGAAAGTCCGTTCGTGTACCGCAAGCTCCAAGAAGTACTGGACGCTCACGTGGGAACACTTGACATCCTGAATGTGCTCAGACCTATCGGCGTGTGCATGGCGGGAGCTAACGAGTTCGACCCTTACAAAGACTAG
- a CDS encoding RNA ligase family protein: MRDYPLDKHVLPMGGTSVKDGSKLEAFLSDLNYIAEEKWDGSRYLSIFGRFFSRRISDVDGIPVEKTDRIPHLAEHLSIFPGIILDGELYIPGKTSNEVTSILGAKADKAIERQEEQGNLLYMVYDILMLEGEWLIDKPWHERRAVLERVFPMVANDYMKLSQYVRTDKKEFLESILARGGEGVMLKNVNGKYVPGKKPAKNWIKVKTEIDDDVVIIGFKDAVREYTGKEIETWSYWLNPSGEKELVLNTYEVLDVKLLEDGEQVYMPIEGWVPVTKFFFNDWVGAVKFGKFGKFNEHGNLIELGECSGITEELRKDMSENPDKYIGEVMEIKAMQKTKDGFYRHPQFSRMRDDKNASECVL, from the coding sequence ATGCGTGATTATCCATTGGACAAGCATGTACTGCCTATGGGAGGTACTTCTGTAAAGGATGGTTCAAAACTTGAAGCCTTCCTCAGTGACCTTAACTACATTGCTGAGGAGAAATGGGACGGTTCTCGTTATCTCTCAATCTTCGGCAGATTCTTCTCACGCCGTATCAGTGATGTTGACGGTATCCCTGTCGAGAAGACTGATCGGATTCCACACCTAGCCGAACACCTTTCAATCTTCCCTGGAATCATTCTTGATGGAGAACTGTACATTCCAGGCAAAACATCAAATGAGGTTACTTCAATACTTGGGGCAAAGGCAGATAAGGCTATCGAGCGTCAGGAAGAACAAGGAAATCTTCTGTACATGGTCTACGACATCCTGATGCTTGAAGGTGAATGGTTGATCGACAAGCCATGGCACGAACGCCGAGCTGTTCTTGAGCGAGTATTCCCAATGGTAGCTAACGATTACATGAAGCTCTCGCAGTATGTTCGTACTGACAAGAAAGAGTTCCTTGAGAGTATCTTGGCTCGTGGCGGCGAGGGCGTGATGCTGAAGAATGTGAATGGCAAGTACGTTCCAGGCAAGAAACCTGCGAAGAACTGGATAAAGGTTAAGACAGAGATTGATGATGATGTGGTCATCATAGGCTTCAAGGATGCAGTCCGAGAGTATACAGGCAAAGAAATCGAAACATGGTCTTACTGGCTTAACCCAAGCGGCGAGAAAGAGCTTGTTCTTAATACCTATGAGGTACTGGACGTTAAACTGTTGGAGGACGGTGAACAGGTGTACATGCCTATTGAGGGATGGGTTCCTGTTACCAAGTTCTTCTTCAATGACTGGGTTGGGGCGGTGAAGTTCGGGAAGTTCGGGAAGTTCAATGAGCACGGGAATCTGATTGAGTTAGGCGAGTGCTCTGGCATTACAGAGGAGCTTCGTAAGGACATGTCAGAAAATCCTGACAAATATATCGGAGAAGTTATGGAGATCAAAGCCATGCAGAAGACAAAGGATGGATTTTACCGTCACCCACAGTTCTCACGTATGCGTGACGACAAGAACGCATCGGAGTGTGTTCTATGA
- a CDS encoding DnaB-like helicase C-terminal domain-containing protein, translating to MLEELSYLNHWLISKDPYLMRKHGIDSTYFIALQDVVQWVENFRNDMNGHMPTIETVAVEFEDFRVLKELDPIEYCVNVLREQRAYMDYRPVLVENANLTNEGKTLEAMWKMRNDLDVMLKKFTGNIGQYEWTKHAEDRYNKYMEKHGQTGLSGITTGIKGLDDLTGGWKMDDLVLLAGRTNEGKSWVGEFFAYVAWLSFVKANINDPIIYLSTEMPELEVAYRMDTFRAHFSNRALNEGRLMDAELYREYTQELMKKDQRMVILSQDSNRGKPFTPMDIRAIIESERPGLIVLDQLYDLSDGTGERDIRRRIINVTNGIREVNLSTKTPTIMLAQAGRDSAKDQKKNPNAAPELHQIQESDNPAQKATKVVTLRKIDDIFKLSLKKNRGGKKDEDVFMRTDLDTGIWEETTKEEMVF from the coding sequence GTGCTTGAGGAACTTTCATATCTTAATCATTGGCTAATCAGCAAAGACCCTTACCTCATGCGGAAGCATGGGATAGATAGCACCTACTTTATTGCCCTTCAGGATGTCGTCCAGTGGGTTGAGAACTTCCGTAACGACATGAACGGGCATATGCCAACCATTGAAACAGTGGCAGTAGAGTTTGAGGATTTCAGGGTTCTGAAAGAACTTGACCCAATAGAGTACTGCGTGAATGTCTTGCGAGAACAGCGGGCGTATATGGACTACCGTCCAGTTCTTGTAGAGAATGCTAACCTGACGAACGAGGGCAAGACTCTCGAAGCTATGTGGAAGATGCGTAACGATCTTGATGTAATGCTCAAGAAGTTTACAGGAAACATAGGGCAGTACGAATGGACGAAACACGCTGAAGATCGCTACAACAAGTACATGGAGAAGCACGGTCAGACAGGTCTGTCAGGAATAACCACAGGCATTAAAGGATTAGATGATCTTACGGGCGGGTGGAAGATGGATGACTTGGTTCTTCTAGCAGGTCGGACGAACGAGGGTAAATCATGGGTGGGCGAGTTCTTTGCTTACGTGGCATGGCTGTCCTTTGTTAAAGCGAACATTAATGACCCTATCATCTACCTAAGTACAGAGATGCCTGAGCTTGAAGTTGCTTATCGGATGGATACCTTTAGGGCGCACTTCAGTAACCGCGCATTGAATGAGGGGCGACTAATGGATGCTGAGCTGTACCGTGAGTACACCCAGGAGCTTATGAAGAAAGACCAACGCATGGTCATCCTCTCACAAGACTCTAACCGCGGTAAGCCTTTTACTCCAATGGACATACGAGCGATTATCGAATCCGAGCGACCAGGGCTGATCGTGCTTGACCAGTTGTATGACCTTTCGGACGGGACGGGGGAGAGAGATATTCGCCGTCGCATTATCAACGTGACCAACGGCATCCGTGAAGTGAACCTCAGTACGAAGACACCTACAATCATGTTGGCGCAAGCAGGTCGTGATTCAGCGAAAGATCAGAAGAAAAACCCGAATGCCGCGCCCGAGCTTCACCAAATTCAGGAGTCGGACAATCCTGCACAGAAAGCTACGAAGGTTGTCACCCTTCGTAAGATTGACGATATCTTCAAGCTCTCGTTAAAGAAAAACCGTGGTGGTAAAAAGGATGAGGATGTCTTCATGCGTACCGACCTTGACACTGGTATATGGGAAGAAACTACAAAAGAAGAAATGGTGTTTTAG
- a CDS encoding ATP-binding protein has translation MKAPYEDCTKCLATPFCKRYSGEVVTPSFPEWCNPKFRLDKALKLSEIPKKFLKANIYNYTVDDDNRYVYEGLSEYIHNIVEEVEENGTNFFFWNTGAGTGKTYNATVLLSQYIYKTCMTGKFDFENPLGLFVSYTDLMDDLRYRRDDESVQRRVALIKKVPFLLLDDVGAGTTSKFTAEQTYLIVNERFNEGLATICTSNFNSIALQHVEVLGKRTVSRLMSDCVGIQIEGRDRRVGSAKGVIKRA, from the coding sequence GTGAAAGCGCCATATGAAGATTGTACAAAATGCTTGGCAACACCTTTCTGTAAACGGTATTCGGGAGAAGTGGTAACTCCTTCTTTCCCTGAGTGGTGTAACCCGAAGTTCCGATTGGACAAGGCACTAAAGCTATCTGAAATCCCTAAGAAGTTTCTGAAGGCTAACATCTACAACTATACCGTTGATGACGACAACAGGTACGTCTACGAAGGTCTCAGCGAATACATCCATAACATCGTGGAGGAGGTTGAAGAAAACGGAACCAACTTCTTCTTCTGGAATACAGGTGCAGGAACAGGAAAGACATACAACGCTACAGTACTTCTGAGCCAGTACATCTACAAGACGTGCATGACAGGAAAATTCGACTTTGAGAATCCCCTCGGGCTGTTCGTTAGCTACACCGATCTGATGGACGATTTACGTTATCGCAGAGATGACGAAAGTGTTCAGCGGCGGGTTGCGTTAATCAAAAAAGTTCCGTTCCTTCTATTAGATGATGTTGGCGCGGGTACAACATCGAAGTTCACGGCAGAGCAAACTTACCTCATTGTCAACGAACGTTTCAATGAAGGGCTTGCTACGATTTGTACGTCAAACTTCAATTCTATAGCACTTCAACATGTGGAAGTATTAGGCAAGCGAACAGTATCTCGACTGATGTCGGACTGTGTGGGCATCCAGATTGAAGGAAGGGATAGACGAGTAGGTTCAGCTAAGGGGGTCATCAAACGTGCTTGA